The following proteins are co-located in the [Pasteurella] mairii genome:
- the yhdI gene encoding HTH-type transcriptional regulator YhdI: MGSEMKILNYQLNKSHPKPLYLQLYEQIREAICQLQFRFGEKLPSKRELKDYLQISQNTIESAYAQLVAEGYIEPKARQGYFVCFQAELEFATPRKIKRTKEVARPTKIRFDFNPNRIDSKNFPLQIWRKCGRNCFSLQGEKLLGLGDKQGDMALRCEIADYLLASRGVHCEAEQIVIGAGVEGCLQQFILLFNQLYPQKNFRYAMEKYGYDKVEKLFQLYDKAVVKLPINSETRGIDLQNLVQNDVNVAYLTPSHLYPFGQVLSISQRQQLLEWANGTEDRFIIEDDYDSEFRYKGKPIPSLQGLDLHGKVIYLGSFSKLIMPGLRISFMVIPKSLLGAYHQYCDFFHSSVSRFEQQRLTNFIQQGEFAKHIQRMRKIYRKKMELLCQLLANCKSKVRYYGEHSGFYLLIEILEQEKTQEKLTALALQQGIVVYPVDYEQRLLFSLGFGDLSENQLQQGVNLLLDIWQLK; the protein is encoded by the coding sequence ATGGGGTCAGAGATGAAAATTCTAAATTATCAATTAAATAAATCGCACCCTAAACCGCTGTATTTGCAGTTGTACGAACAAATTCGTGAGGCAATTTGTCAGCTGCAGTTTCGCTTTGGCGAGAAATTGCCATCCAAACGTGAACTTAAGGATTATTTGCAAATTAGCCAAAACACTATCGAAAGTGCGTACGCGCAATTGGTTGCCGAAGGTTATATTGAACCCAAAGCGCGACAAGGTTATTTTGTTTGTTTTCAGGCGGAATTGGAATTTGCTACACCACGCAAAATAAAAAGAACGAAAGAGGTTGCGCGTCCTACTAAAATCCGTTTTGATTTCAATCCTAATCGCATTGATAGCAAAAATTTTCCGCTACAAATTTGGCGCAAGTGCGGTCGAAATTGTTTTAGTTTGCAAGGTGAAAAGTTGTTAGGGCTAGGAGATAAGCAGGGCGATATGGCGCTACGTTGTGAAATCGCTGATTATTTATTAGCCTCGCGTGGCGTACATTGTGAGGCGGAGCAAATTGTCATTGGCGCTGGCGTCGAGGGATGTTTGCAACAATTTATCTTATTATTCAATCAATTATATCCGCAAAAAAATTTCCGTTATGCGATGGAAAAATACGGTTATGACAAAGTGGAAAAATTGTTTCAGTTGTATGATAAAGCGGTCGTTAAATTGCCGATTAACAGCGAAACCCGCGGGATTGATTTACAAAATTTAGTGCAAAATGATGTGAATGTGGCGTATTTAACCCCGTCGCACCTTTATCCATTTGGGCAAGTGTTATCCATTAGTCAGCGGCAGCAGTTGTTGGAATGGGCGAATGGTACAGAAGATCGTTTTATCATTGAAGATGATTACGACAGCGAGTTTCGCTACAAAGGTAAACCTATTCCGTCGTTGCAAGGGCTTGATTTACATGGCAAAGTGATTTATCTCGGATCTTTTTCTAAATTGATTATGCCGGGATTGCGAATCAGTTTTATGGTGATCCCTAAATCCTTACTTGGCGCCTATCATCAATATTGTGATTTTTTTCATTCTTCCGTTTCCCGCTTTGAACAGCAACGTTTAACTAATTTTATACAGCAAGGCGAATTTGCCAAGCATATTCAACGGATGCGCAAAATTTATCGTAAAAAGATGGAGTTATTGTGTCAATTATTGGCAAATTGTAAATCTAAAGTGCGTTATTATGGGGAACATTCTGGGTTTTATTTGCTGATTGAAATTCTTGAGCAAGAAAAAACGCAAGAAAAATTGACCGCACTTGCATTGCAACAGGGAATTGTGGTTTATCCAGTGGATTATGAGCAACGCCTTTTATTTTCTTTGGGCTTTGGTGATTTGTCAGAAAACCAATTGCAACAAGGGGTCAATTTATTATTGGATATTTGGCAGCTTAAATAA
- the pdxT gene encoding glutamine amidotransferase subunit PdxT, translated as MKECKSVVGKMAYSHLTVGVLDLQGAVSEHMQQIRALGANAIAVKHPEQLAQLDGLVLPGGESTAMGKLMQHEQFIAAIRQFSQQNKGIFGTCAGMILLAKVLENNEPAHLKLMDIGVQRNAFGRQVDSFQTDLHIKGIATPFPAVFIRAPYITQVLSPQVEVLAQFQENIVLAKQGKLLAASFHPELTDNPAVMRLFLDLL; from the coding sequence ATGAAAGAATGCAAGAGCGTGGTTGGTAAAATGGCATATTCACATTTAACAGTGGGCGTGTTGGATTTGCAAGGCGCGGTAAGCGAACATATGCAACAAATTCGCGCCCTAGGTGCCAATGCTATTGCGGTCAAGCATCCCGAACAATTGGCGCAGTTAGACGGTTTAGTGTTGCCCGGCGGCGAAAGCACTGCGATGGGCAAATTAATGCAACATGAGCAATTTATCGCCGCTATTCGCCAATTTTCGCAGCAAAATAAAGGTATTTTCGGTACCTGCGCCGGCATGATTTTATTAGCAAAAGTCTTAGAAAATAACGAGCCGGCACATTTAAAACTGATGGATATTGGTGTGCAGCGCAATGCTTTTGGTCGTCAAGTGGACAGTTTTCAAACGGATCTGCATATCAAAGGCATTGCCACTCCGTTCCCCGCAGTATTTATTCGCGCACCTTATATTACGCAAGTATTATCGCCGCAAGTGGAAGTGTTGGCGCAATTTCAGGAAAATATCGTATTGGCGAAACAAGGCAAACTGCTTGCCGCCTCATTCCATCCGGAATTGACGGATAACCCAGCGGTAATGCGCTTATTTTTAGATCTATTATAG
- the mnmC gene encoding tRNA 5-methylaminomethyl-2-thiouridine biosynthesis bifunctional protein MnmC has product MFNVSQAEIYFNHNNTPVSAQFDDVYFSNQDGLAESAYVFQQGNQLWERWCHFPHAHFTIAETGFGTGLNFLSVTTLFRQFRAQFPQSPLKRLFFISFEKYPLPVEILRQAHQIYPQFGKLSQQLQAHWQDFIVGCYPFHFAETRLDLWLGDIADNLPQLGDYMQNKIDAWFLDGFAPSKNPQMWQSDLLNLIFRYTKPQGTFATFTAASAVRKHLEFAGFEVHKRAGFAKKRECLHGIKPQADETPDNTPWYLPQPANLTQENADIAIIGGGIASLFTALSLLQRGANVTLYCEDEAPALNASGNKQGAFYPQLSDDDHRNIRFYIHAFAYGLQQLHWLIAQQIEFEHEFCGVGLCAYDEKSAKKLAKIADYAWSAQLYQPLNATQLSEKVGLPLPCGGGFIKQGAWLAPRQLVQNTFAYLQKCGVKIKTLQKITALERQSQWVLTNAQGEKMAHEVVVLANGHQITDFTQTEKLALYPVRGQVSQIPTSPHLLKLKSVLCYDGYLTPVDQAKQSHCIGASHVRDNVERTFSAQEQQENQQKIQHNLASVDWVNDVDTSGNQARIGVRCATRDRIPMLGNVSDFAQQRLQYHNLFNLRRRKQPIENAAYFPNLYLVAALGSRGLTSAPLLGEILASLIYAEPLPLREDILQQLSPNRNWVRKWLKGSIVE; this is encoded by the coding sequence ATGTTCAACGTAAGTCAAGCAGAGATATATTTTAATCACAACAACACGCCTGTCTCTGCACAATTCGACGATGTTTATTTTTCCAACCAAGACGGTTTAGCCGAAAGCGCCTATGTTTTTCAACAAGGAAATCAATTATGGGAACGCTGGTGCCATTTTCCTCACGCGCATTTCACCATTGCGGAAACCGGTTTTGGGACGGGGCTAAATTTTTTATCGGTTACTACCCTCTTTCGCCAATTTCGTGCGCAATTTCCGCAATCACCGTTAAAACGCTTATTTTTTATTTCCTTTGAAAAATACCCGTTACCGGTGGAAATTTTGCGCCAAGCACATCAAATTTACCCGCAATTTGGCAAATTAAGCCAACAATTACAAGCCCATTGGCAAGATTTTATCGTTGGTTGCTACCCGTTTCATTTTGCCGAAACCCGCTTGGATTTATGGCTAGGCGACATTGCCGACAACCTGCCACAGCTGGGCGATTATATGCAAAATAAAATTGACGCTTGGTTTTTAGATGGCTTTGCGCCGAGTAAAAATCCGCAAATGTGGCAATCTGACTTGCTCAACCTGATCTTTCGCTATACTAAACCGCAAGGCACCTTTGCCACCTTTACCGCGGCAAGTGCGGTCAGAAAACACCTAGAATTTGCCGGATTTGAGGTTCACAAACGGGCAGGCTTCGCGAAAAAACGAGAATGTTTACACGGAATAAAACCGCAAGCCGACGAAACGCCCGACAATACGCCATGGTATTTACCACAACCGGCAAATTTGACACAGGAGAACGCCGATATTGCCATTATCGGTGGCGGAATTGCCTCATTATTCACCGCACTTTCCTTGTTACAACGTGGCGCCAATGTGACCCTTTATTGCGAAGATGAAGCGCCAGCGCTCAATGCGTCCGGCAATAAACAAGGGGCATTTTATCCGCAACTTAGCGACGACGATCATCGCAATATCCGTTTTTATATCCACGCCTTTGCTTACGGATTGCAACAATTGCATTGGCTGATTGCGCAACAAATTGAATTTGAACATGAATTTTGTGGTGTTGGGTTATGTGCTTATGATGAAAAAAGCGCTAAAAAATTAGCCAAAATTGCCGATTATGCTTGGTCAGCACAATTGTATCAACCACTCAATGCCACCCAATTAAGCGAAAAAGTCGGTTTGCCCTTGCCTTGTGGCGGTGGCTTTATCAAACAAGGCGCATGGCTTGCGCCGCGTCAATTGGTGCAAAATACCTTTGCCTATTTGCAAAAGTGCGGTGTAAAAATCAAAACTTTACAAAAAATCACCGCACTTGAACGCCAATCTCAATGGGTGTTAACCAATGCACAAGGTGAAAAAATGGCGCATGAGGTGGTCGTGCTAGCCAATGGGCATCAAATTACCGATTTTACTCAAACGGAAAAATTGGCGCTGTATCCGGTGCGCGGTCAAGTGAGCCAAATTCCTACCTCGCCGCACCTGTTAAAATTGAAATCCGTCCTGTGTTACGACGGGTATTTAACGCCCGTTGACCAAGCCAAACAATCCCATTGCATCGGCGCCAGCCATGTGCGTGATAATGTCGAACGGACGTTTAGCGCGCAAGAACAACAAGAAAACCAACAAAAAATTCAACACAATTTGGCATCAGTAGATTGGGTTAATGACGTGGACACCTCCGGCAATCAAGCGCGTATCGGCGTGCGTTGTGCGACCCGCGATCGCATTCCAATGCTAGGCAATGTATCCGATTTTGCGCAGCAACGCCTGCAATATCACAACCTATTTAACCTGCGGCGCAGAAAACAACCGATTGAAAATGCGGCTTATTTTCCTAATCTTTATCTCGTCGCTGCGTTGGGATCACGCGGATTAACCTCCGCGCCGTTGTTGGGCGAAATTCTCGCCTCGCTTATCTATGCCGAACCCTTACCGCTGCGGGAAGATATTCTGCAACAACTGTCGCCTAACCGAAATTGGGTGCGTAAATGGCTAAAAGGTAGCATAGTGGAATAA
- the pdxS gene encoding pyridoxal biosynthesis lyase PdxS produces the protein MTTILGSDVVKRGMAQMQKGGVIMDVVNAEQAKIAEAAGAVAVMALERVPSDIRAAGGVARMANPKIVKEVMSAVSIPVMAKARIGHITEARVLEAMGVDYIDESEVLTPADEEFHLLKSEFTVPFVCGCRDLGEALRRIGEGASMLRTKGEPGTGNIVEAVRHIRKVNAQVRKIVAMSQDELMTEAKNLGAPFELLLQIKSLGKLPVVNFAAGGIATPADAALMMELGADGVFVGSGIFKSEDPEKFAKAIVQATTHYQDYDLIARLSEGLGAAMKGLEISRLAPNERMQERGW, from the coding sequence ATGACGACAATTTTAGGCTCTGATGTAGTAAAACGTGGCATGGCACAAATGCAAAAAGGCGGCGTGATTATGGACGTGGTCAATGCTGAACAGGCGAAAATTGCAGAAGCTGCGGGCGCAGTTGCGGTGATGGCACTGGAACGAGTGCCATCGGATATTCGCGCCGCCGGTGGCGTCGCTCGTATGGCAAATCCGAAAATCGTCAAAGAAGTGATGAGCGCGGTTTCCATTCCGGTCATGGCGAAAGCGCGTATCGGTCATATTACCGAAGCGCGCGTCTTAGAAGCCATGGGCGTGGATTATATTGATGAAAGCGAGGTACTGACCCCGGCGGATGAAGAATTCCATTTGCTAAAAAGCGAATTTACCGTGCCTTTTGTCTGCGGTTGTCGTGATTTAGGCGAGGCGTTGCGTCGTATTGGCGAAGGTGCTTCCATGTTGCGTACCAAAGGCGAACCGGGTACCGGAAATATCGTTGAGGCGGTGCGTCATATACGCAAAGTCAATGCGCAAGTTCGCAAAATTGTCGCGATGAGCCAAGATGAATTGATGACCGAAGCCAAAAATCTCGGTGCGCCTTTTGAATTATTATTACAAATCAAATCGCTCGGCAAATTACCGGTGGTCAATTTTGCTGCCGGCGGTATTGCCACTCCGGCAGATGCAGCATTGATGATGGAACTGGGGGCGGACGGGGTGTTTGTCGGATCCGGTATTTTCAAATCGGAAGATCCGGAAAAATTTGCCAAAGCCATCGTACAAGCCACCACCCATTATCAGGATTATGATCTGATTGCGCGTCTATCAGAGGGCTTAGGAGCGGCGATGAAAGGGTTAGAAATTTCCCGTTTAGCGCCAAATGAAAGAATGCAAGAGCGTGGTTGGTAA